The following nucleotide sequence is from Salvia miltiorrhiza cultivar Shanhuang (shh) chromosome 7, IMPLAD_Smil_shh, whole genome shotgun sequence.
taagggactaaaaaaaaaaaaaaaagtttaggGGCTATGTTTAGAATCACCCATCTTTTAATCTTTTCTTTTGTTGCACAATATCCGTTTTTTATctttaacttaaattaaaatccATATTTCTCACGAGCGTAAATGTCCAAATATTCTTGTGGTTTTCTGGTACTCATATTTTAATCCATGCTCCTAACTATAGggatatttatatttttgttagtaTTTGATTGTGTTTGGATTCGAGTATGAATAATATCTGAGCCTTGAAAAGGTGAAACACAACATAGCCATTTCCCCTCAATAACATTTGAACATAGTGATAGTAGGCAAGGCAAGAAGAAATTGGGACAACACCCACGAGATACTATTAGATGTAAATGTTTTTCAAGTTCAATAAATATACAACACTTTGAAAGCAACATGTGTCTTCCCTTTCTCCGACTACGTCCAAATTTAGGACTTGAAAGACCGATTAGACTATTTCACACttacaattataaattttttgagaaaggaaaagaaaaacataGTTAAATAAATGTAAGACCATAATGATACCAAAACAGCAGCATCATCCCATGGCGTATTTCTGGGTCCAGCTCCTTGCAGTGGTCTCATACTTGGTCCTGTCCGTTTTGTACATATGGGCAATCTCAGGCACCAACGGGTCATCAGGGTTTGGGTCCGTCAACAAAGAACAAATCGAGAGCAACACCTGGAAACACGGAttgctttttaaaataaaatttgactcCTTCAGcaagtataatttaaaataacaaCCAACTGATGTGAGAGGATCCATTCAATCAGACGTTTTCTGGTAAAAGTTAAACTCAATACATTGCAGAGCTTAGCCATGATGACTGATGAGAACGAACCTTGGAAATGGTTAGTGCAGGGCTCCACTGCTCCTTCAATATATCTAGGCATATGCTCCCGTTGCTGTTAATATTTGGGTGGAAAACTTTTGTCCTGAAAGCTACCTGTAGAATTGGTGAAATGTGattgcataaaaaaaaaatattttgattgacAGAAACTAAGTACGTATGGCTGCTGAAAGCACCAATATGAAGAATACACTAGTGATATTTGCATTCTtcggaaagaaagaaagaaagtaaGAGAGAACAAATACGTTAACTCATGCACCTTAGGAGGCTTGAAAGGATAATCTGGAGGAAAATGAATGGTAACTAGGAAAACACCGCCTGCATATGGACTATCTGGAGGACCCATAATGGTAGCTTGCCAATGAAACATGTCCTCAGCAACAGGACCTGAAATATGCAGAGTATACATAAGTCATTAGGAAGACAACTCGGGATTACAGATCTGAAACGCAGAACATCCCATTGACATGATCAGAGCATAAATCAGATAGGGGGCAGGTAGCAACGTATATCCAGAACTGATAACTAAAGGTTAACTGACAAGAAAAGCATGCGCGTGGACAAGTATATACACACAGtatataaaatttgaataaaGTAAATTATTATGAAGTACTCATTcaacagaaataaaaaaatcagtAAGTTTAATGCGAATGTTGTTTTTAAATTCTCAAGACAATGAATTGCATTTTGAGTTTAAAGGGTGACTCAGGATTAACAAAACTGGGCATTACGCAAAATTGTGCATGATGACACTTCATTTTACCTACAAAAATAGATGCCACTGCCAGAGAAGTATAAGTCGCATTCAAGGTGGATTCATCTTCAGAGAATCATTTACTACATTTCTACATTTCCTTTCATTCTTCGGAAAGATTGCAAGAAAGGGTCTACTTCTAAGTTCTAACTATGCCAAATCAAAATTAGGCGTAATTCTAAGATAACCACTGACAAGATACAACAAAACTTGTTAAATTGCAGCAATGATATACTTGAAATTGTAGAAAGAGAATACATAAAATGCTGTAAATTAGGAGTATATTTTTAGTTAATAAACCTTTTCTATAATAAAAACTGGATGGCTATTTCTTTTCTGAATTTTTCCACCTGAAGGAACCCTCTCCCAAAACAGAAAAAGGCCAATTTCGCTGCCGTCAACGGAAGAAgacaattaaaaaagaaaaaaggactTGTAAAGCCGCAAAAGCCCAAACGAAACATCAAGCCCTGCATACAAGAATGAGCTTTCCATGCCAAAACCACCTAGGAACGACCTAAGAACTATGAACCGGCAACGAAACAACAAACTAAAATTATCTCGCAAAGATCTAGTAAAAACAAGTTATTCAAACCAATAAATTTATCAGAAAACAATGAAAGAAAACGCAGATTCCCCACCAAACAAATGGGAACTGTGCGTTTTTCTCCGTTTCTTCTGAGCTCCAAACAATATCATTTTCGTTAAAGAGAAATAGAAACATACCAGCGCTGCAAGAGGTAGGAGGATCCTTCTGAAGATCCTTGAGCTCCTTCAAGATCCTCTTGGATGCCATGAGCCTTTTACTACGATCCAACAAAACAAACTCCACAGATCACTCATGTTCAAATAAAATTACACAAATTATCtcggaaaaataaaaaacacagattaatcataaaataagattAACAGAGTCGACAAGTTGGACGT
It contains:
- the LOC130993408 gene encoding ubiquitin-conjugating enzyme E2-17 kDa-like, with product MASKRILKELKDLQKDPPTSCSAGPVAEDMFHWQATIMGPPDSPYAGGVFLVTIHFPPDYPFKPPKVAFRTKVFHPNINSNGSICLDILKEQWSPALTISKVLLSICSLLTDPNPDDPLVPEIAHMYKTDRTKYETTARSWTQKYAMG